One window of Candidatus Micrarchaeota archaeon genomic DNA carries:
- a CDS encoding radical SAM protein, translating to MPNSPQHRDGTVVESISVNINSVRPEISVSESQTSDPVLAPYHRTLEEIEKMPIIEKTMTVCPECKLIINGIIYKDGDNVMIRKFCPEHQWTVEKYWEDYDMYMKMRRYNYYGRGFENPNYITETKGANCPFDCGMCERHKSHTGLANVVITNRCHLSCWYCFFYAKEGEPIYEPTLDEIKKIFINLRNQKPIPANAIQITGGEPTMHPQIIDVVRTAKEVGFDQIQLNTTGINIGLNPDMAYQLRHAGVSTLYMSFDGVSKRANPKNHWEVPMTLDAIRKAGSTIVLVPTVIRTINDHELGAMINFAINNIDIIRAVNFQPVSLVGRMPTRLREKQRISIPGAIKLIEEQTNGVIRKEHWFSVPYVGGINKFIEALTGEFKYDLSIHFACGAGCYLFIDPDGKIIPITEFVDAAGMLEHLQKAVNEMEGKSKLERRLIAVKTLFGINRFIDKKKQPKSVNFMKLLMSVLLKHNFESMGTFQMKTLFLGMMHFQDEYTYDIHRVEKCDIHYAMPDGEVLPFCTFNVFPEVYRDKVQKQYSIPSKEWEKTHNAWTYAKDKYVRNVKELEKGELYKKTYGELVDYFELPVNGGKHVRNFANEKFDAPEMQVVMTSAPKGAPSTETKVNFSETKAAEPSGKDESCACGKADSECGCGSGAHAGEAHEGSCGCGGNCGC from the coding sequence ATGCCGAATAGCCCACAACACAGGGACGGGACGGTCGTAGAGAGCATAAGCGTTAATATTAATAGCGTAAGGCCGGAGATAAGCGTTTCGGAATCTCAGACATCGGATCCGGTGCTTGCGCCTTATCACAGGACCCTTGAAGAAATAGAGAAGATGCCCATAATAGAGAAGACGATGACTGTTTGCCCTGAGTGCAAGCTGATAATAAACGGCATAATATACAAGGACGGCGACAACGTGATGATAAGGAAGTTCTGCCCGGAGCACCAGTGGACTGTGGAGAAATACTGGGAAGACTACGACATGTACATGAAGATGAGGAGATACAACTACTACGGAAGGGGCTTCGAGAATCCAAACTACATAACCGAGACGAAGGGCGCTAACTGCCCGTTTGATTGCGGCATGTGCGAGAGGCACAAGTCGCACACAGGTCTTGCCAACGTGGTGATAACTAACAGGTGCCACCTTAGCTGCTGGTATTGCTTCTTCTATGCAAAGGAGGGCGAGCCGATATACGAGCCTACGCTTGACGAGATAAAGAAGATATTCATAAACCTGAGGAACCAGAAGCCGATACCAGCCAATGCCATACAGATAACGGGAGGGGAGCCTACGATGCATCCGCAGATAATAGATGTAGTCAGGACGGCAAAGGAGGTCGGCTTCGACCAGATACAGCTCAACACCACAGGCATAAACATAGGGCTCAACCCCGATATGGCTTACCAGCTCAGGCATGCTGGGGTAAGCACGCTTTACATGAGCTTTGACGGCGTAAGCAAGCGCGCAAATCCGAAGAACCATTGGGAGGTGCCCATGACTCTTGATGCAATAAGGAAGGCAGGCAGCACCATAGTCCTTGTGCCCACGGTAATAAGGACGATAAACGACCACGAATTGGGTGCAATGATCAACTTCGCGATAAACAACATAGACATAATAAGGGCAGTCAACTTCCAGCCGGTATCACTTGTAGGGAGGATGCCGACGAGGCTCAGGGAGAAGCAGAGGATATCGATCCCCGGGGCGATAAAGCTGATAGAGGAGCAGACGAACGGCGTGATAAGGAAGGAGCACTGGTTCTCTGTGCCGTATGTAGGCGGGATAAACAAGTTCATAGAGGCGCTGACGGGCGAGTTCAAGTACGATTTGTCCATACATTTCGCCTGCGGTGCGGGATGCTACCTCTTCATAGACCCTGACGGCAAGATAATACCGATAACGGAATTCGTTGATGCTGCGGGAATGCTTGAACACCTGCAGAAGGCTGTAAACGAAATGGAGGGCAAGAGCAAGCTCGAGAGGAGGCTCATAGCAGTCAAGACGCTGTTCGGGATCAACAGGTTCATAGACAAGAAGAAGCAGCCGAAGAGCGTCAATTTCATGAAGCTGCTCATGTCGGTGCTCCTGAAGCACAACTTCGAATCGATGGGCACGTTCCAGATGAAGACGCTTTTCCTGGGAATGATGCACTTCCAGGACGAATACACGTATGACATACACAGGGTAGAGAAGTGCGACATACACTACGCGATGCCGGACGGGGAGGTGCTTCCGTTCTGCACGTTCAACGTGTTTCCGGAGGTTTACAGGGACAAGGTGCAGAAGCAGTACAGCATACCATCGAAGGAATGGGAGAAAACGCACAACGCATGGACATACGCTAAGGACAAGTACGTCAGGAACGTAAAGGAGCTGGAGAAAGGCGAGCTCTACAAGAAGACGTACGGTGAGCTCGTGGATTACTTCGAGCTGCCGGTTAACGGAGGCAAGCATGTCAGGAACTTCGCAAACGAGAAGTTCGACGCGCCTGAAATGCAGGTGGTAATGACAAGCGCACCGAAGGGAGCACCGTCAACTGAAACAAAGGTGAATTTCAGCGAAACCAAGGCGGCTGAGCCTTCCGGCAAGGATGAGTCATGCGCTTGCGGCAAGGCGGATTCGGAGTGCGGATGCGGCTCCGGGGCACATGCAGGTGAGGCACATGAAGGATCCTGCGGATGCGGAGGTAACTGCGGGTGCTGA
- a CDS encoding MBL fold metallo-hydrolase gives MQLRFLGGAGEVGRSSILLTDGTRLMLDYGIKLNHKIDYPIAMPEIDALVLSHAHLDHSGYAPALYNEMMVPAFGTEPTLELSELLLNDSLNIAKKQHMKQRFHKRQISSFMHRYMSLGYHSRASIGGLGIEFFDAGHICGSAMALIERKNSKDNKRVLYTGDFKMLPQYLHKGAEKVECDVLITESTYATREHPDKESLAKDLVDKIKETLDNNGTVLLPVFAVGRSQEILSLLCKSNLTQYTYVDGMARAATAIVLKNSDYISNHGLLEKAVGESMTIRDRFDRGDALNSPSIIMTTAGMLSGGPVLDYITRLRKNSRIFITGYQVEGSNGRMLLESGMVMLNNRQMRISAPAHYYDMSAHAGMKELHEYAKGSGAKKIICVHGDSANAAALSESLKLEGYDAYAPKIGDVIRID, from the coding sequence ATGCAGCTTAGGTTTCTTGGGGGCGCCGGCGAGGTCGGAAGGTCTTCAATACTGTTAACGGACGGCACAAGGCTCATGCTGGATTACGGGATAAAACTGAACCACAAGATAGATTATCCCATTGCGATGCCCGAGATCGATGCGCTGGTGCTGAGCCATGCGCATTTGGATCACAGCGGATACGCACCGGCATTGTACAACGAGATGATGGTCCCAGCGTTCGGAACCGAGCCGACGCTGGAGCTTTCAGAGCTTTTGCTGAACGATTCGCTGAACATAGCAAAGAAGCAGCACATGAAGCAGAGGTTCCACAAGAGGCAGATATCGAGCTTCATGCACAGGTACATGAGCCTGGGATATCATTCCAGGGCAAGCATAGGCGGCCTCGGTATAGAGTTTTTCGACGCGGGGCACATATGCGGCAGCGCGATGGCGCTCATCGAGAGGAAAAATTCAAAAGACAACAAGCGCGTTCTTTATACTGGGGATTTCAAGATGCTGCCGCAGTACCTGCACAAGGGCGCGGAGAAAGTAGAATGCGACGTGCTCATAACAGAGTCCACATATGCGACAAGGGAGCATCCCGACAAGGAATCCCTGGCCAAGGACCTTGTTGATAAGATAAAGGAGACGCTTGACAACAATGGCACCGTACTTCTTCCGGTCTTTGCGGTAGGCAGGAGCCAGGAGATACTCTCGTTATTGTGCAAGAGCAACCTCACGCAATACACGTACGTTGACGGGATGGCAAGGGCCGCAACCGCAATAGTGCTGAAGAACAGCGACTACATAAGCAACCACGGCCTTCTGGAGAAGGCCGTAGGCGAATCCATGACTATAAGGGACAGGTTCGATAGAGGCGATGCACTTAACTCCCCTTCGATAATAATGACAACAGCGGGCATGCTGAGCGGCGGGCCGGTTCTTGATTACATAACAAGGCTGCGCAAGAATTCAAGGATATTCATAACAGGATACCAGGTAGAGGGAAGCAACGGGCGCATGCTTCTTGAAAGCGGCATGGTGATGTTAAACAACAGGCAAATGAGGATAAGTGCGCCCGCGCACTATTACGACATGTCGGCCCACGCAGGAATGAAAGAGCTGCATGAATATGCAAAAGGCAGCGGGGCCAAAAAGATAATATGCGTGCACGGGGACAGCGCTAATGCGGCGGCCCTATCTGAAAGCCTGAAGCTTGAGGGCTACGACGCATACGCCCCGAAGATTGGGGACGTGATAAGGATAGATTAG